From a single Maniola hyperantus chromosome 3, iAphHyp1.2, whole genome shotgun sequence genomic region:
- the LOC138404739 gene encoding dentin sialophosphoprotein-like, with protein sequence MGGAVSAGCDNNELIDNLMSGNYIRTKEVERVFRALDRAEYMTPEARVEAYKDSAWRNGPLHLSSPCIYSEVMEGLELKPGLSFLNVGSGTGYLSTLAGLILGTAGISHGVEVHPAVVEYATKKIRLFFENCCILDDFDFCEPKFYNGNGLCLNQLQSGYDRVYCGAACPEQYENYFKKLIKVGGILVMPLNDTLVQVRRVGEDKWTSHCLLNVSFATLRIPTAEEAANKLKLDEQAPVRLMYLARAAIRESMRGVVTRRHPEVREAPRPPPPAACPRRICIPLETGDAVEGLNVLHDLDGENGGNEMNALLSLVISMGQNRVAGALRFDRITPSSSSSEDEDEDNPGPDNDGWYNRNRANDRLYNRNQDNDHQSYRNPDNPNQDTDRQDNRNQNNDRQDNRNQDSGRLDNTNQHNDRRVNRNPDNPNQENDRQDNLNQEDNRQDNCNQDKGRLDNSNQNNDRRVNRNQDNNRQDNRNQDDDVRTDDDCPDNDRRGYIAEEHLTDDEDAGSRCSAEDEPNHPPRNDPRAGTLVPEVLFRDRLELDDEDRLRRTFDNTFRRYPSVCMTKITCKGLPRPATDDLRLSAPSNSVNTPTSGNTPASTTVSGASKLNDGRLRASSTEEKSSTSRKSGRTRSLYGKSRDPLLMSLYENDFRPSTSYDKSISSTDTNNPTNPKEKTTDNSTSQDSNSVPPCSDLPGMPSEVEIDLGKVAQATSTEEMAWEETRPCTVEGSEDDTDTSNSKPKRQKLDSGIGETTPSASSPDKTKSENSDTESHLHSDCPTEDAEGSCEGETTPSASSPDKTKSENSDTESHLHSDCPTEDAEGSCEGETTPSASSPDKTKSENSDTESHLHSDCPTEDAEGSCEGETTPSASSPDKTKSENSDTESHLHSDCPTEDAEGSCEGETTPSASSPDKTKSENSDTESHLHSDCPTGDAEGSCEGETTPSASSPDKTKSENSDTESHLHSDCPTEDAEGSCEGETTPSASSPDKTKSENSDTESHLHSDCPTEDAEGSCEGETTPSASSPDKTKSENSDTESHLHSDCPTEDAEGSCEGETTPSASSPDKTKSENSDTESHLHSDCPTEDAEGSCEGETTPSASSPDKTKSENSDTESHLHSDCPTEDAEGSCEGETTPSASSPDKTKSENSDTESHLHSDCPTEDAEGSCEGETTPSASSPDKTKSENSDTESHLHSDCPTEDAEGSCEGETTPSASSPDKTKSENSDTESHLHSDCPTEDAEGSCEGETTPSASSPDKTKSENSDTESHLHSDCPTEDAEGSCEGETTPSASSPDKTKSENSDTESHLHSDCPTEDAEGSCEDSASGDGRLASRGSESELESDSPTDDTEGFHEGSAGSRSASYWSSSCDARGGDARRVRLSFLMKQAVRELPLPHALKKFVNLGRCFEF encoded by the exons ATGGGGGGCGCCGTGAGCGCAGGGTGTGATAACAACGAGTTGATAGACAATTTGATGAGTGGGAACTACATACGCACGAAGGAGGTAGAGAGGGTATTCCGTGCGCTAGATCGCGCTGAGTACATGACCCCGGAGGCGCGGGTGGAGGCCTACAAGGACTCGGCCTGGAGAAATGGGCCGCTGCACTTGTCTTCGCCGTGTATCTATAG TGAGGTGATGGAGGGGCTAGAGCTGAAACCAGGTCTCTCCTTCCTAAACGTTGGCTCAGGCACAGGGTACCTCAGCACCCTTGCAGGCCTGATCCTGGGCACTGCGGGTATCAGCCACGGAGTGGAGGTGCACCCAGCAGTTGTGGAATACGCTACAAAGAAGATAAGACTGTTCTTTGAGAACTGTTGTATATTGGATGACTTTGACTTCTGCGAACCCAAGTTTTATAACG GCAATGGGCTGTGCCTGAACCAGCTTCAGTCAGGATATGACCGCGTATATTGCGGCGCCGCCTGCCCCGAGCAGTACGAGAACTATTTCAAGAAGCTCATTAAA GTGGGAGGTATACTGGTGATGCCGTTGAACGACACCCTGGTGCAAGTGCGGCGCGTGGGCGAGGACAAGTGGACGTCGCACTGTCTGCTCAACGTGAGCTTCGCCACGCTGCGCATCCCCACCGCGGAGGAGGCCGCCAACAAATTGAAGCTGG ACGAGCAGGCGCCAGTTCGCCTGATGTACCTGGCGCGGGCGGCGATACGCGAGTCCATGCGCGGCGTCGTGACGCGCCGACACCCGGAGGTGCGCGAGGCgccccgcccgccgccgcccgccgcctgCCCGCGCCGCATCTGTATACCCCTCGAGACTGGTGACGCCGTCG AAGGACTCAACGTACTCCACGATCTGGATGGCGAGAATGGAGGTAACGAGATGAACGCTCTGCTCAGCCTCGTCATCAGTATGGGGCAGAACCGCGTGGCCGGCGCCTTGCGCTTCGACCGCATCACGCCCTCCAGCTCCAGCTCCGAGGACGAGGACGAAGATAACCCGGGCCCAGACAATGATGGCTGGTATAACCGCAACCGAGCTAATGATCGCCTATATAACCGCAACCAAGATAATGATCACCAAAGTTACCGCAACCCAGATAATCCCAACCAAGATACTGATCGCCAGGATAACCGCAACCAAAATAATGATCGCCAGGATAACCGTAACCAGGATAGTGGTCGCCTAGATAACACCAACCAACATAATGATCGCCGAGTTAACCGCAACCCAGATAATCCTAACCAAGAAAATGATCGTCAGGATAACCTCAACCAAGAGGATAATCGCCAGGATAACTGCAACCAAGATAAGGGTCGCCTAGATAACTCCAACCAAAATAATGATCGCCGGGTTAACCGCAACCAAGACAATAATCGCCAGGATAACCGCAACCAAGATGATGATGTCCGTACGGACGATGATTGCCCAGATAACGACCGCCGAGGATACATAGCAGAAGAACACCTCACAGACGACGAAGATGCCGGGAGCAGGTGTTCTGCTGAAGATGAACCCAACCATCCTCCGAGAAATGACCCCAGAGCAGGAACCTTGGTCCCAGAAGTTCTATTCAGGGATCGTTTAGAATTGGATGATGAAGATCGTTTAAGAAGAACATTCGATAACACTTTTAGACGTTATCCTTCAGTATGCATGACTAAAATTACTTGCAAGGGCCTACCAAGGCCTGCTACTGATGACCTAAGACTCAGTGCTCCAAGTAATTCTGTCAATACTCCAACATCTGGTAACACACCGGCTAGCACCACTGTTAGTGGAGCTAGCAAGCTGAATGATGGCAGACTAAGAGCAAGTAGCACCGAGGAGAAGAGTAGCACCAGTCGCAAGTCGGGGCGCACGAGGTCCCTGTACGGGAAGTCGCGAGACCCCCTCCTGATGTCTTTGTACGAAAACGATTTCAGGCCTTCAACTTCGTACGACAAATCCATAAGTAGCACCGACACGAACAATCCCACAAATCCGAAAGAGAAAACCACTGATAATAGCACAAGTCAG GATTCAAATAGTGTCCCACCCTGTTCAGACTTGCCTGGCATGCCTTCAGAAGTGGAAATAGACCTGGGCAAAGTGGCACAGGCCACTTCCACTGAAGAGATGGCGTGGGAGGAGACCAGGCCTTGCACTGTGGAGGGCAGCGAGGACGATACTGACACCTCCAACAGCAAGCCCAAGAGGCAGAAGCTCGATAGCGGGATAG GGGAGACCACGCCGAGCGCGTCCTCGCCCGACAAGACcaagagtgagaactccgacacCGAGAGCCATCTGCACTCCGACTGTCCCACTGAAGATGCCGAGGGATCCTGTGAAG GGGAGACCACGCCGAGCGCGTCCTCGCCCGACAAGACcaagagtgagaactccgacacCGAGAGCCATCTGCACTCCGACTGTCCCACTGAAGATGCCGAGGGATCCTGTGAAG GGGAGACCACGCCGAGCGCGTCCTCGCCCGACAAGACcaagagtgagaactccgacacCGAGAGCCATCTGCACTCCGACTGTCCCACTGAAGATGCCGAGGGATCCTGTGAAG GGGAGACCACGCCGAGCGCGTCCTCGCCCGACAAGACcaagagtgagaactccgacacCGAGAGCCATCTGCACTCCGACTGTCCCACTGAAGATGCCGAGGGATCCTGTGAAG GGGAGACCACGCCGAGCGCGTCCTCGCCCGACAAGACcaagagtgagaactccgacacCGAGAGCCATCTGCACTCCGACTGTCCCACTGGAGATGCCGAGGGATCCTGTGAAG GGGAGACCACGCCGAGCGCGTCCTCGCCCGACAAGACcaagagtgagaactccgacacCGAGAGCCATCTGCACTCCGACTGTCCCACTGAAGATGCCGAGGGATCCTGTGAAG GGGAGACCACGCCGAGCGCGTCCTCGCCCGACAAGACcaagagtgagaactccgacacCGAGAGCCATCTGCACTCCGACTGTCCCACTGAAGATGCCGAGGGATCCTGTGAAG GGGAGACCACGCCGAGCGCGTCCTCGCCCGACAAGACcaagagtgagaactccgacacCGAGAGCCATCTGCACTCCGACTGTCCCACTGAAGATGCCGAGGGATCCTGTGAAG GGGAGACCACGCCGAGCGCGTCCTCGCCCGACAAGACcaagagtgagaactccgacacCGAGAGCCATCTGCACTCCGACTGTCCCACTGAAGATGCCGAGGGATCCTGTGAAG GGGAGACCACGCCGAGCGCGTCCTCGCCCGACAAGACcaagagtgagaactccgacacCGAGAGCCATCTGCACTCCGACTGTCCCACTGAAGATGCCGAGGGATCCTGTGAAG GGGAGACCACGCCGAGCGCGTCCTCGCCCGACAAGACcaagagtgagaactccgacacCGAGAGCCATCTGCACTCCGACTGTCCCACTGAAGATGCCGAGGGATCCTGTGAAG GGGAGACCACGCCGAGCGCGTCCTCGCCCGACAAGACcaagagtgagaactccgacacCGAGAGCCATCTGCACTCCGACTGTCCCACTGAAGATGCCGAGGGATCCTGTGAAG GGGAGACCACGCCGAGCGCGTCCTCGCCCGACAAGACcaagagtgagaactccgacacCGAGAGCCATCTGCACTCCGACTGTCCCACTGAAGATGCCGAGGGATCCTGTGAAG GGGAGACCACGCCGAGCGCGTCCTCGCCCGACAAGACcaagagtgagaactccgacacCGAGAGCCATCTGCACTCCGACTGTCCCACTGAAGATGCCGAGGGATCCTGTGAAG GGGAGACCACGCCGAGCGCGTCCTCGCCCGACAAGACcaagagtgagaactccgacacCGAGAGCCATCTGCACTCCGACTGTCCCACTGAAGATGCCGAGGGATCCTGTGAAG ATTCAGCGTCGGGAGACGGCAGACTAGCATCCCGTGGTAGTGAGAGTGAGTTAGAGTCAGACTCCCCCACCGATGACACTGAAGGATTTCATGAGG
- the LOC117996123 gene encoding E3 ubiquitin-protein ligase RNF185-like — translation MAETSEAQPSASAPGGDAGGEEEKRDERMLECNICLDTARDAVVSMCGHLFCWPCLHQWLETRPSRQVCPVCKAAISREKVIPLYGRGNTKQEDPRNKVPPRPAGQRTEPESAGGFPGFGFGEGFHMSFGIGAFPFGVFTSTFNFGDPRPSAAPRGTAQYEEEQFLSKIFLWVAILFVLWLIFA, via the exons ATGGCAGAGACGAGTGAAGCACAGCCCAGCGCTTCGGCGCCCGGCGGCGATGCTGGGGGCGAGGAGGAGAAACGAGACGAGCGGATGCTCGAGTGCAACATCTGCCTCGACACGGCTCGCGATGCCGTCGTCAGTATGTGTGGACATCTTTTCTG CTGGCCGTGCCTACACCAGTGGTTAGAGACGAGACCCAGTCGGCAAGTGTGTCCAGTGTGCAAGGCAGCTATCAGCAGGGAGAAGGTCATACCACTTTACGGCAGAGGCAACACTAAACAAGAGGACCCAAGAAATAAG GTGCCCCCGCGGCCGGCCGGGCAGCGCACGGAGCCCGAGAGCGCGGGCGGCTTCCCGGGCTTCGGCTTCGGCGAGGGCTTCCACATGTCCTTCGGCATCGGCGCCTTCCCCTTTGGCGTCTTCACCTCCACCTTCAACTTCGGCGACCCCAGGCCTAGCGCGG CGCCCCGCGGCACCGCCCAGTACGAGGAAGAGCAGTTCCTGTCCAAGATATTCCTGTGGGTGGCCATCCTCTTCGTGCTGTGGCTCATCTTCGCGTGA